A DNA window from candidate division KSB1 bacterium contains the following coding sequences:
- the hflX gene encoding GTPase HflX — protein sequence MHETQTRERERALLVGFTTVGHARVAVEDSLQELALLADTAGAEVVATIIHSRPRIDPAYFIGRGKAECVAALVAEQDIDVVIFDDDLSPGQAKNLEELFEKKVIDRSGLILDIFARRARSREARTQVELAQLEYLLPRLTRMWSHFSRQVGGIGLRGPGETQLEVDRRMVRQRIAHLSRELKKIDRQRAVRRQHRDGLFKAALVGYTNAGKSTLLNALTEAEVFVEDRLFATLDATVRALRWPQNGCHKDTGPIVLIDTVGFIRKLPPHLVASFKSTLDELREASLLLHVIDVTHPQMEHQIITVRSVLAEMQLNEYPVLHVFNKIDLLPDSGRLPRLQQEFAPAVFVSAQRRMFLGDLQRWINDFAAAGVVEFEAELPLSEPAKLARLHEMAHVLDRRFEADRVILKLRARQAAAAQIRQMLAPHAAPRWQPSS from the coding sequence ATGCACGAAACCCAGACCCGTGAGCGCGAGCGCGCGCTGTTGGTGGGGTTCACCACCGTGGGTCACGCCCGCGTTGCTGTCGAGGATTCCCTGCAGGAATTGGCACTGCTGGCAGACACCGCCGGCGCCGAAGTCGTCGCCACCATCATTCATTCCCGCCCCCGGATCGACCCGGCCTATTTCATCGGCCGCGGCAAGGCCGAATGCGTTGCCGCCCTGGTCGCTGAACAGGACATCGACGTCGTGATTTTTGATGACGATCTCTCCCCGGGGCAGGCGAAAAATCTCGAAGAACTTTTCGAAAAGAAAGTCATCGATCGCAGCGGCCTGATTTTGGACATTTTCGCACGCCGGGCGCGCAGCCGCGAAGCACGCACCCAGGTGGAACTGGCGCAGTTGGAATATCTCCTGCCCCGGCTCACCCGCATGTGGAGCCACTTCTCCCGGCAGGTGGGTGGCATCGGCCTGCGCGGGCCGGGTGAAACCCAGCTCGAAGTCGACCGCCGCATGGTGCGCCAGCGCATTGCCCATCTCAGCCGCGAGTTGAAGAAAATCGACCGGCAGCGCGCCGTGCGCCGCCAGCATCGCGATGGTTTGTTCAAGGCGGCGCTGGTGGGCTATACCAACGCCGGCAAATCGACCTTGTTGAATGCCCTCACCGAAGCCGAAGTGTTCGTCGAAGACCGCCTGTTCGCCACCCTCGATGCGACGGTGCGCGCCCTGCGCTGGCCACAAAACGGCTGTCACAAGGATACCGGCCCAATCGTGCTGATCGACACGGTGGGCTTTATTCGCAAGCTGCCGCCTCACCTGGTGGCCTCGTTCAAGTCCACGCTCGATGAGCTGCGCGAAGCCTCCCTGCTGCTGCATGTCATCGATGTCACGCATCCGCAAATGGAGCACCAAATCATCACGGTGCGCAGCGTGCTCGCGGAGATGCAGCTCAATGAATACCCGGTGCTGCACGTCTTCAACAAAATCGACCTCCTGCCGGACAGCGGGCGGTTGCCACGATTGCAGCAGGAATTCGCCCCGGCGGTTTTCGTTTCGGCGCAACGCCGCATGTTCCTGGGGGATTTGCAGCGCTGGATCAATGATTTCGCCGCCGCCGGCGTGGTGGAATTCGAAGCCGAGCTGCCGCTCTCCGAACCGGCCAAGCTCGCACGGCTGCACGAAATGGCACACGTGCTGGATCGCCGTTTTGAAGCCGACCGGGTGATTCTCAAACTGCGCGCCCGCCAGGCGGCCGCCGCACAGATCCGGCAAATGCTGGCGCCGCATGCCGCCCCCCGCTGGCAGCCGTCATCTTGA